In Theileria equi strain WA chromosome 4 map unlocalized gcontig_1105316255033, whole genome shotgun sequence, the following are encoded in one genomic region:
- a CDS encoding proteasome subunit alpha type, putative (encoded by transcript BEWA_015100A), giving the protein MAGIGAGYDLSVSTFSPDGRVFQVEYATKAVDTAPTAAAMICKDGIVFIADSLSCGVQKEPSQYTNILQAKPAWRIFAVNERIGVVVAGLLPDAQCVVRRAQDECKSFFQEYGTHAPVRVIAERVALFVHAYTLYWHVRPFGVSLLLAGKDITGEYEMFCIEPSGACYKYGGMAIGKGKHVAKTELEKLDLKELTCKESLADLCYIISQCRDEGSMKTSDVQIAWICPESSDTFQMVPEDIANQAKTDASNRMDAIPED; this is encoded by the exons ATGGCAGGAATTGGAGCAGGATACGATCTATCAGTGTCGACATTTTCACCTGATGGTCGTGTATTCCAGGTAGAATATGCAACTAAGGCTGTTGATACGGCACCTACCGCCGCTGCCATGATATGCAAAGATGGAATTGTTTTTATAGCTGACTCTTTATCATGTGGAGTTCAGAAGGAACCATCAcaatatacaaatataCTTCAGGCTAAACCCGCTTGGCGTATTTTTGCTGTAAATGAAAGAATCGGAGTTGTCGTTGCAGGTTTATTGCCAGATGCACAGTGTGTCGTTAGGAGAGCTCAAGATGAGTGCAAATCCTTTTTTCAAGAATATGGTACTCATGCGCCAGTTCGAGTTATAGCTGAGCGTGTTGCGCTATTTGTTCACGCCTATACACTTTACTGGCACGTTCGCCCATTTGGCGTGTCTTTGTTACTCGCCGGAAAGGATATAACAGGGGAAT ATGAGATGTTCTGTATCGAACCCAGTGGAGCTTGTTATAAATACGGGGGTATGGCAATCGGAAAGGGTAAACACGTTGCCAAAACAGAGTTAGAGAAATTGGATCTCAAAGAACTAACGTGCAAAGAATCACTTGCAGATCTGTGCTATATAATATCTCAATGTCGTGACGAAGGATCCATGAAAACAAGTGATGTTCAAATTGCCTGGATCTGTCCAGAAAGTAGTGACACATTTCAGATGGTACCAGAAGATATCGCCAATCAAGCAAAAACGGATGCATCGAATAGAATGGATGCGATTCCAGAGGATTAA
- a CDS encoding conserved hypothetical protein (encoded by transcript BEWA_015080A): MTSHMFGKIRKIGTSMVGGVVATLCYGILTENGRIQKTYPNQRGIYVSTPEKFKEILKENVRNMFRNLNKSDLLLRNGDLVFIRYNLNKLGRFDRYRLILSRRFSMNRIYDDLGIVYSKGNDLFIILLPSINLKSSQELEEFGIKKEQSNGVIAVEYDDLIEENCPHLLSIRRLICSDSVRERVMDSLKSAVTELESSINSNIMSVFNNRNDPTVFGITCSTFSDTLTSLDELKFTKKSLELNSITVLNALFSENDFDSRKYLTKQKSNEKYNLVIEPKEAIRHIDNLISLENLIKVCEKEANNHNMKLGRFLKRAEFGKDIAKANTLSTETSLVSRVYAKSCLLPFREELGMFNITHYLQLDALCDLDSESRSLSNTSRLSSLFHAFTGEINEERLKNLEYEPLCNSLEYYYWTNSL, from the exons ATGACCAGTCATATGTTTGGGAAGATTAGAAAGATTGGAACCTCCATGGTAGGAGGGGTAGTGGCTACTCTGTGTTATGGAATTTTAACAGAGAATGGACGTATCCAAAAGACCTATCCAAACCAACGAGGAATTTACGTTTCTACACCAGAGAAATTC aaggaaattttaaaggaaaATGTAAGGAACATGTTTAGAAACCTAAATAAATCTGATCTACTATTAAGGAATGGAGATTTGGTCTTTATAAGATATAACTTGAACAAACTTGGTCGATTTGATAGATATAGGTTAATATTATCACGTAGGTTTTCAATGAACCGTATCTATGACGACCTTGGTATTGTATATAGTAAGGGTAATGATTTATTTATCATTCTATTACCTTCaataaatttaaagtcCAGTCAAGAATTAGAGGAGTTTGGAATTAAGAAGGAACAATCAAATGGAGTTATTGCTGTAGAGTATGATGATTTGATAGAAGAAAACTGTCCACACTTACTGTCTATACGTAGACTTATTTGTTCCGATTCTGTACGTGAAAGGGTTATGGATTCTCTAAAATCAGCCGTTACAGAGTTAGaatcatccataaattcCAATATTATGTCGGTTTTTAATAATAGAAATGATCCAACCGTATTTGGAATTACTTGTTCAACATTTTCTGATACTCTCACCTCGTTGGatgaattaaaatttacaaagaAATCGCTGGAACTAAATTCAATCACAGTATTGAACGCTCTATTCTCCGAAAATGACTTTGATTCCAGGAAATATTTGACAAAGCAAAAGTCCAACGAAAAATACAATCTGGTCATTGAACCAAAAGAAGCAATTAGGCATATCGATAATTTGATATCCTTGGAAAATCTGATAAAGGTTTGCGAAAAAGAGGCAAACAACCACAATATGAAACTTGGCAGGTTCCTAAAGAGGGCAGAATTTGGAAAGGATATTGCCAAAGCCAACACCTTGAGCACTGAAACAAGTTTGGTGTCACGAGTATACGCAAAATCATGTCTACTCCCCTTTAGAGAGGAACTTGGAATGTTTAATATAACCCATTACTTACAGTTAGACGCTCTTTGTGACCTTGACTCAGAATCAAGGAGTCTCAGCAACACTTCTCGACTttcatcactcttccacGCCTTTACCGGAGAAATCAATGAGGAAAGATTGAAAAATTTAGAATATGAACCCCTTTGCAACAGCCTAGAATATTATTACTGGACAAATAGTCTCTAA
- a CDS encoding U2 snrnp auxiliary factor, small subunit, putative (encoded by transcript BEWA_015090A): MAEHLARIIGTEEDRVNCPFYWKIGACRHGDQCSRAHYKPSASQTLVIRHMYQNPPVAIAIAEGQMISDELLDKAADHFEEFFEEVFLELMKYGEIEDMVVCDNIGDHIIGNVYVKYSDESAASRAVTSLSGRYYGGRPIQAEYTPVTDFREARCRQFVDGQCRRGGYCNFMHIKHIPRSLRRKLMKRMYEEYPEYKKRSPRSSYRNRSGSPHRPKRQTSEERRDMIAQWNREREDKAPGPEQ; this comes from the exons ATGGCGGAACACTTGGCTAGAATTATAGGTACAGAGGAAGATCGCGTAAACTGCCCATTCTACTGGAAGATCGGTGCTTGTCGCCACGGCGATCAGTGTAGCAGAGCCCATTACAAACCTTCAGCTTCGCAAACACTTGTGATTCGTCACATGTACCAGAATCCACCAGTAGCTATCGCGATAGCTGAAGGACAAATGA TATCTGATGAGTTGCTGGATAAAGCGGCTGACCATTTTGAGGAGTTCTTCGAGGAAGTCTTCTTGGAGCTGATGAAATATGGAGAAATCGAAGACATGGTCGTTTGCGATAATATCGGAGATCACATTATTGGAAACGTTTATGTTAAATATAGCGATGAAAGCGCAGCATCTAGAGCGGTGACGTCGCTTTCTGGCAGATATTATGGAG GGAGACCTATACAAGCCGAGTATACACCAGTAACTGATTTTAGAGAGGCCAGATGTCGACAGTTTGTAGATGGTCAATGCAGAAGGGGTGGATATTGCAATTTCATGCATATAAAGCACATACCCCGTTCCTTACGCCGAAAGCTCATGAAAAGGATGTATGAAGAATAtccagaatataaaaagaGATCCCCTAGGAGCTCCTATCGCAATAG GTCTGGAAGCCCACATAGACCAAAGAGACAAACTAGTGAAGAGCGTCGTGATATGATTGCTCAATGGAATCGTGAACGCGAGGATAAAGCTCCTGGTCCCGAACAGTAA
- a CDS encoding conserved hypothetical protein (encoded by transcript BEWA_015120A) encodes MRDFMLDGGAGPSFILLRSVTSMFLLAYIIYTEPQSSDTETDKDVRIITLIRNNSRINWVMLCGCACGALRQSILPLAMEGSEASTVGIISPTIPMVTAVFSHILRVEKLTKVTCFCLFLSTIGLTLALNLWDSLGETTLATYFLLMMIPITKSLQVVFLRIARDCFDSFSLVKNQIAISIVFCLPGAFLFSLFQSGGIYSSIETISNLSCLFLLIR; translated from the exons ATGAGAGATTTTATGCTTGATGGAGGTGCAGGACCAAGCTTTATACTCTTGCGTTCAGTAACATCAATGTTTCTACTCGCGTATATAATATATACGGAACCTCAATCGTCAGACACAGAAACGGACAAAGATGTTCGTATAATTACGCTTATAAGGAACAATTCACGCATAAACTGGGTGATGCTATGTGGGTGTGCTTGCGGAGCACTAAGACAATCTATCTTGCCTCTTGCTATGGAAGGATCGGAAGCATCAACTGTGGGTATAATTTCACCTACCATACCCATGGTAACTGCAGTATTTTCACATATTCTAAGGGTTGAGAAATTGACGAAGGTTACTTGTTTTTGCCTCTTTCTTTCAACAATTGGCCTTACACTGGCATTGAATCTCTGGGATAGTTTGGGAG AGACTACTTTAGCAACCTACTTTCTTTTAATGATGATACCAATCACAAAATCTCTGCAG GTTGTATTTTTGAGAATTGCACGTGATTGTTTTGACTCATTTTCACTCGTAAAGAACCAAATCGCAATATCAATAGTATTCTGTCTTCCTGGAgcctttttattttctttatttCAATCTGGTGGCATATATTCATCAATTGAAACCATATCGAATCTTAGTTGTTTGTTTCTGTTAATACGTTAA
- a CDS encoding pre-mRNA splicing factor prp8 family member protein (encoded by transcript BEWA_015110A), which translates to MEGYNKFGSLGEDCDEPMPYDEDEPSSSEAPDVRGINVPFPPGINDINASLPPGFLPSSVPGAHGPAKDASGQMLPGMVNSNMPPGFKLPNWNFQKSNFDMMQDKARKWKKLNTRRFTKPSSTQATTFAAPMPPEHIRKVVRDHGDMSSRKYRYDKRVYLGALKYVPHAVYKLLENMPMPWEQVRHVKVLYHITGAVTFVDEIPWVADPIFLAQWGTMWIMMRREKRDRRHFKRMRFPPFDDEEPPIDYSENILDVQPLDPIQMDLDPEEDASVIDWFYDHRPLEDNRKHINGPSYRKWFLTIEQMGVLYRLASQLFSDIQDDNYFYLFNLKAFYTAKALNTAIPGGPKFEPLYRDTYDEDEDWNEFNDISKLIIRQQIRTEYKIAFPYLYNNRPRKVAIGVYHTKLCAYVKQEDPELPTFYYDPIINPLPAYRIKEEDTLQTSTDDEYQLPEGMEPFLNDVPLENETTANGISLCWAPHPFDKRSGRCRRAIDLPIVQSWFREHVPSTYPVKVRVSYQKLLKGWVISHLHAKKPKSMVKRRLFKVFRGTKFFQTTTLDWVEVGLQICRQGYNMLNLLIHRKNLNYLHLDYNFNLKPVKTLTTKERKKSRFGNAFHLCREILRLTKLVVDSHVQYRLGNVDAYQLADGLQYIFSHVGQLTGMYRYKYRLMRQVRMCKDLKHLIYYRFNTGPVGKGPGCGFWICGWRVWCFFLRGILPLLERWLGNLLARQFEGRVSKGVAKTVTKQRVESKFDLELRGAVMNDIKDMMPVGLRATKVNTIFQHLCEAWRCWKANIPWKVPQLPAAIENLILRYVKMKADWWTNATYYNRERIKRGATVDKTVCKKNLGRLTRLWLKSEQERQHNYLKDGPYVSADEAVAIYTTAVHWLESRKFTHIPFPPLNYKHDTKLLILALEQLKEQYTASSRLNQSMREELGLIEQAYDNPHEALSRIKRHLLTQRTFKEVTIEYMDLYSHITPVYDIDPLEKITDAYLSQYLWFEGDMRGLFPNWIKPADSEPPPLLVYKFCQGINNLHDVWNFNDTHLVLLQSKFDRVYEKIDLTLLNRLLRLIVDHNVADYITAKNNVSIAFKDMSHINSYGFIRGLQFASFVFQYYGLILDLLVLGLTRATEIAGPHSMLNDFLCFTDTATETRHPIRLYCRYIDKIYILFKFTNNEARELVQRYLTENPDPNNENVVGYNNKSCWPKDCRMRLMKQDVNLGRATFWEIQARLPRSITTLEWSDSFVSVYGKDNPNLLFSMCGFEVRMLPRVRSSKMASQLEATWKLQNEKTKELAATAYLRVDEESMRKFENRVRQILMSSGGTTFTKIANKWNTALIGLMTYFREAVIHTNELLDLLVKCENKIQTRIKIGLNSKMPSRFPPVVFYTPKELGGLGMLSMGHILIPQSDLKFSKQTDAGITHFRSGLSHEEDQLIPNLYRYIQTWESEFIESQRVWAEYALKRQEAQAQNRRLTLEDLEDSWDRGIPRINTLFQKDRHTLAYDKGWRVQQDFKQYHLLKVNQFWWTHQKHDGKLWNLNNYRTDMIQALGGVEGILEHTLFKGTYFATWEGLFWEKASGFEESMKYKKLTNAQRSGLNQIPNRRFTLWWSPTINRANVYVGFQVQLDLTGIFMHGKLPTLKISLIQIFRAHLWQKIHESIVMDLCQVLDQMLDTLDIETVQKETIHPRKSYKMNSSCADILLLAAYKWHVSKPSLLTDGSADDMRSDMDSKDAKTTSNKYWIDVQLRWGDYDSHDIERYSRAKFLDYTTDSMSIYPCPTGCLIAVDLAYNLHSGYGYWFKGVKPVLAQAMNKIMKANPALYSLRERIRKGLQLYASEPTEPYLTSQNFGELFGAQTIWFVDDSNVYRVTMHKTFEGNFTTKPTNGAIFIFNPKTGQLFLKVIHTSVWAGQKRLSQLAKWKTAEEVAALIRSLPVEEQPKQIIVTRRGMLDPLEVHLLDFPNIVIKGSELQLPYKSIMNLEKFGDLILKATQPEMVLFNLYDDWLKSISSCTAFSRLILILRAIHVNCDRAKVILRPNKTTVTLAHHVWPSLTDEEWINCEVALKDIILADYAKRNGINPSSLTQTEIRDVILGMEISTPDAQRQEIEQNANELATKSVTTRTVNVHGEEIIVTTQSPHEQKVFASKTDWRSRCLASGSLHLRYKHMYVSNIQSADTLVIPKNLLKMLLSVSDLRTQIAVYLYAEKQNVDEEENLWKVVCMVLVPQVGSHKSVDLPRQCPQHESLKHLTPVGWLFTRPSEGEIPVQALENHSRMMNDFGWDTNALLTTCTFTPGSCAIAAYKLLSMDIPKGEDANTSSLLDQVQVLVSETFMGFFLVPMDGAWNYNFMGAKHSSHMQYQLHVEIPKPFYDPVHRPIHFLQFAQSSDMKGFDAESHF; encoded by the coding sequence ATGGAGGGTTATAATAAATTCGGCTCACTTGGAGAAGATTGTGACGAGCCTATGCCTTACGATGAAGACGAACCCAGTAGTTCAGAAGCGCCGGACGTACGCGGGATTAACGTTCCATTTCCTCCAGGTATAAATGATATCAATGCTTCTTTACCCCCTGGTTTTCTCCCATCGTCAGTCCCTGGAGCCCATGGACCAGCCAAGGATGCTTCTGGGCAAATGTTACCGGGGATGGTTAACTCTAACATGCCTCCCGGATTCAAGTTACCAAACTGGAATTTTCAAAAGTCTAATTTCGATATGATGCAAGATAAAGCTCgcaaatggaaaaaattgAACACTAGGAGATTTACTAAGCCTTCTTCTACTCAGGCTACAACTTTTGCAGCTCCTATGCCACCAGAACACATAAGAAAGGTTGTTCGTGATCATGGTGATATGAGTAGTAGGAAATATAGATATGATAAAAGAGTTTATTTGGGAGCACTAAAGTATGTCCCTCATGCTGTTTATAAGTTATTAGAGAATATGCCTATGCCATGGGAACAGGTTCGTCATGTGAAGGTTCTCTATCATATAACTGGTGCTGTCACTTTTGTTGATGAGATACCATGGGTAGCTGATCCAATCTTCCTTGCCCAATGGGGAACAATGTGGATTATGATGAGAAGAGAAAAACGTGACAGAAGACACTTCAAACGTATGAGATTCCCTCCATTTGACGATGAAGAACCACCAATTGACTATTCTGAAAATATTCTGGATGTACAACCTTTGGATCCCATACAAATGGACCTTGATCCTGAAGAAGATGCTAGCGTAATAGACTGGTTCTATGATCATAGACCGCTTGAAGATAATAGAAAACATATAAATGGGCCAAGTTATAGGAAATGGTTTTTGACTATTGAACAAATGGGTGTATTGTACAGATTAGCTAGCCAGCTGTTTTCTGATATACAAGATGATAATTATTTTTATCTATTTAATCTCAAGGCATTTTACACAGCTAAAGCATTGAACACTGCAATTCCTGGAGGACCAAAGTTTGAACCACTATATAGGGATACTtatgatgaagatgaggattgGAATGAATTTAACGATATCTCCAAGTTGATAATTAGACAACAGATTAGAACCGAGTATAAGATTGCATTTCCATACCTGTATAACAATCGACCGAGAAAAGTTGCCATTGGTGTTTACCATACCAAGCTTTGTGCTTACGTTAAACAGGAAGATCCTGAGCTTCCTACATTTTATTATGACCCTATAATAAATCCCTTACCTGCATATAGGATTAAGGAGGAGGATACCTTGCAAACATCTACTGATGATGAGTATCAGTTACCCGAGGGTATGGAACCTTTCTTAAATGATGTACCATTGGAGAACGAAACGACTGCAAATGGAATAAGTTTATGTTGGGCACCTCATCCGTTTGATAAGAGATCAGGTAGATGTCGTAGAGCTATAGATTTGCCCATTGTGCAATCTTGGTTTCGTGAACACGTTCCATCAACATACCCTGTCAAAGTGCGTGTTTCTTATCAGAAGCTACTGAAAGGATGGGTAATAAGCCATCTTCATGCTAAAAAGCCTAAAAGCATGGTTAAAAGACGTTTGTTTAAGGTATTCAGAGGTACTAAATTCTTTCAAACTACCACATTGGATTGGGTTGAAGTCGGTCTACAAATTTGCAGGCAAGGTTACAATATGTTAAATCTATTGATACATCGTAAAAATCTCAACTATCTACATCTGGActataattttaatttgAAACCGGTGAAGACCCTTACTACAAAGGAGCGTAAGAAGTCACGTTTTGGTAATGCATTCCATTTGTGTCGTGAGATTTTAAGATTGACAAAACTTGTAGTAGATTCTCATGTACAGTATAGATTAGGTAATGTAGATGCTTATCAACTTGCAGATGGCCTTCAATATATATTCTCTCATGTTGGCCAACTCACTGGTATGTATCGTTATAAATATCGCTTAATGCGTCAAGTACGCATGTGCAAAGACTTAAAGCATCTGATTTATTACAGATTTAATACGGGTCCTGTAGGTAAGGGTCCTGGTTGCGGTTTTTGGAtttgtggatggagagtTTGGTGTTTCTTCCTGAGAGGAATTTTACCTCTTCTTGAAAGATGGTTAGGTAATTTACTCGCAAGACAGTTTGAGGGACGTGTATCTAAGGGTGTTGCTAAGACAGTTACAAAGCAGAGGGTGGAGTCAAAATTCGATCTTGAACTCAGAGGAGCTGTGATGAATGATATTAAGGATATGATGCCAGTTGGACTTCGTGCAACAAAGGTTAATACaatttttcaacatttATGTGAAGCCTGGAGATGTTGGAAAGCAAATATTCCATGGAAGGTCCCACAACTTCCAGCTGCTATTGAAAACCTAATTCTTAGATATGTTAAAATGAAGGCTGACTGGTGGACAAATGCAACATACTATAACAGAGAAAGGATCAAAAGGGGCGCAACAGTTGATAAGACCGTATGTAAGAAAAATTTGGGTAGACTCACTCGTTTATGGCTAAAGTCAGAACAGGAACGCCAACACAACTATCTAAAGGATGGTCCATATGTAAGCGCAGATGAGGCAGTTGCTATATACACTACTGCTGTGCACTGGTTAGAATCAAGGAAGTTCACTCATATCCCATTTCCTCCACTAAACTACAAGCACGATACAAAGCTTTTGATTTTAGCATTAGAGCAATTAAAGGAACAATATACTGCATCTAGCCGTCTGAATCAATCAATGAGAGAAGAACTCGGTCTTATAGAACAGGCTTATGATAATCCTCATGAAGCGTTAAGTAGAATTAAAAGGCATTTACTAACACAAAGAACATTTAAAGAAGTTACTATAGAGTATATGGATTTATACTCCCACATTACTCCTGTTTACGATATAGATCCTCTAGAGAAAATTACAGATGCGTATCTGAGCCAATATCTCTGGTTTGAAGGTGATATGAGGGGGTTATTCCCAAATTGGATAAAACCTGCGGATAGTGAGCCTCCACCTCTGTTAGTTTATAAGTTTTGCCAAGGAATAAACAATCTCCATGATGTATGGAACTTTAATGATACACATTTGGTTCTTTTACAGAGTAAATTTGATAGGGTATATGAAAAGATTGATCTTACACTTTTGAACCGTCTCCTTAGACTTATTGTGGATCATAATGTAGCAGATTATATAACAGCAAAAAATAACGTTAGCATTGCCTTTAAGGATATGAGTCACATAAACAGCTATGGATTCATTAGGGGTTTACAGTTCGCATCTTTCGTATTTCAATATTATGGTTTGATTTTAGATTTACTTGTATTGGGACTTACGAGAGCTACAGAAATTGCAGGTCCACATAGTATGCTAAATGACTTCCTGTGTTTTACCGATACAGCCACCGAGACTAGACATCCCATCAGACTTTATTGCCGATATATTGACAAAATCtatattcttttcaaatttaCCAACAATGAAGCCAGGGAATTGGTACAGAGATATCTCACTGAAAACCCAGATCCAAATAATGAAAACGTAGTTGGATATAATAACAAGAGTTGCTGGCCAAAGGATTGTAGAATGAGATTAATGAAGCAAGATGTAAATTTAGGTCGTGCTACGTTTTGGGAAATACAAGCACGTCTGCCAAGATCTATAACGACTTTAGAATGGTCTGACTCATTTGTATCTGTATATGGAAAGGATAATCCCAATCTTTTGTTTAGTATGTGCGGCTTCGAAGTTAGAATGTTACCAAGGGTTAGATCCTCAAAAATGGCATCACAGTTAGAAGCTACCTGGAAGTTGCAGAATGAAAAAACAAAGGAACTTGCAGCTACTGCGTACCTTAGGGTAGATGAAGAAAGTATGagaaaatttgaaaatagGGTACGCCAAATTCTAATGTCCAGTGGAGgtactacatttacaaaaattGCCAATAAATGGAATACTGCACTAATAGGATTAATGACGTACTTCAGAGAAGCCGTTATACACACGAATGAACTACTTGATCTATTGGTTAAATGTGAAAACAAGATACAAACACGTATAAAGATAGGTCTAAATAGTAAAATGCCTTCCAGATTCCCCCCAGTTGTGTTttatactccaaaagaaCTTGGAGGTTTAGGTATGCTTTCTATGGGACATATTTTGATCCCACAATCTGATCTGAAATTTAGTAAGCAAACGGATGCAGGTATCACTCACTTTAGAAGTGGATTATCTCATGAAGAGGACCAACTTATACCTAACTTGTACAGATATATCCAAACTTGGGAAAGTGAATTCATAGAAAGTCAAAGAGTGTGGGCTGAATATGCATTAAAGAGGCAAGAAGCCCAGGCTCAGAATCGTAGACTTACTTTGGAAGACTTGGAAGATTCTTGGGATCGTGGTATTCCTAGAATAAATACACTTTTCCAGAAGGATAGGCATACGCTTGCCTATGATAAAGGATGGCGTGTGCAGCAAGATTTTAAGCAGTACCATCTTTTGAAGGTTAATCAGTTTTGGTGGACACATCAAAAGCATGATGGGAAACTTTGGAATCTTAATAATTATAGGACAGATATGATTCAAGCCTTGGGCGGTGTAGAAGGTATCCTTGAACATACACTCTTCAAGGGAACATACTTTGCTACTTGGGAAGGATTATTCTGGGAAAAGGCTTCCGGTTTTGAGGAATCAATGAAGTATAAGAAATTGACAAATGCACAAAGAAGTGGTTTGAACCAAATTCCAAATCGTAGATTTACACTTTGGTGGTCTCCTACGATCAACAGAGCAAATGTTTATGTGGGTTTCCAAGTACAACTTGATCTTACTGGTATATTTATGCATGGAAAACTTCCTACTCTTAAAATCTCCCTGATCCAGATTTTCAGGGCTCATTTGTGGCAAAAAATACATGAATCTATTGTAATGGATCTCTGCCAGGTTCTAGATCAAATGCTTGATACGTTGGACATTGAAACTGTGCAGAAGGAGACTATACATCCAAGAAAGTCATACAAGATGAACAGTAGCTGTGCTGATATTCTCCTGCTTGCAGCATACAAATGGCATGTGTCAAAACCTTCTCTTCTGACAGATGGCTCCGCAGATGATATGCGTTCTGATATGGATTCAAAAGATGCAAAAACTACCAGCAATAAATATTGGATAGATGTGCAACTACGTTGGGGTGATTATGATAGTCATGATATCGAAAGATATTCTAGggcaaaatttttggattACACAACTGATAGTATGTCTATATATCCCTGTCCTACTGGTTGCTTGATAGCCGTTGATTTAGCCTATAATTTACACAGTGGATACGGTTACTGGTTCAAGGGAGTAAAACCTGTACTTGCTCAGGCAATGAATAAGATCATGAAGGCGAATCCTGCCTTGTATTCTCTCAGAGAAAGAATTAGAAAAGGTTTGCAACTTTATGCTAGTGAACCTACGGAGCCATACCTAACATCgcaaaattttggagaaCTGTTTGGTGCTCAGACTATTTGGTTTGTTGATGATTCTAATGTTTATCGTGTCACAATGCATAAAACGTTTGAAGGAAACTTCACAACTAAACCAACAAATGGAGcaatatttatatttaacCCTAAAACTGGACAATTGTTTTTAAAGGTTATTCATACCTCTGTATGGGCTGGTCAGAAGAGGCTTAGCCAACTTGCAAAATGGAAGACTGCAGAAGAAGTTGCAGCTTTGATTCGTTCCCTTCCTGTAGAGGAACAACCAAAACAAATTATAGTCACCAGGAGGGGTATGCTTGATCCTCTAGAGGTTCATTTGTTGGATTTCCCTAATATTGTTATAAAGGGTTCGGAATTGCAGCTGCCTTATAAGTCTATTATGAATTTGGAGAAATTTGGGGATCTGATATTAAAGGCTACACAACCAGAAATGGTGTTGTTTAATCTATATGATGATTGGCTCAAGAGTATAAGTAGTTGTACGGCATTTAGCCGCTTAATCCTCATATTGCGCGCGATACATGTAAACTGTGACCGTGCAAAAGTTATTTTGAGACCAAACAAGACAACCGTTACTCTTGCACATCATGTATGGCCGAGTTTAAcagatgaagaatggatCAATTGTGAAGTAGCACTCAAAGATATTATATTGGCTGATTATGCCAAGAGGAATGGAATTAATCCATCCAGTCTCACACAAACTGAAATTAGAGATGTTATTCTTGGTATGGAAATATCTACTCCTGACGCACAGAGACAAGAAATTGAACAAAATGCCAATGAATTAGCCACTAAATCAGTTACGACACGAACTGTTAATGTACATGGAGAAGAGATCATTGTAACAACACAAAGTCCTCACGAACAAAAGGTATTTGCAAGCAAAACCGACTGGAGAAGCAGATGTCTTGCATCTGGATCTTTGCACCTCAGATACAAACACATGTATGTCTCTAACATCCAATCTGCAGATACACTTGTTATACCCAAGAATTTGCTCAAGATGCTGTTGTCTGTATCAGACCTTCGTACACAGATTGCGGTTTATCTTTATGcagaaaaacaaaatgtagatgaagaagagaatcTATGGAAAGTCGTTTGTATGGTATTGGTACCTCAAGTTGGAAGTCACAAGAGTGTTGACTTACCAAGACAATGTCCACAACATGAATCTTTAAAGCATTTGACACCAGTAGGATGGTTATTTACCCGGCCCAGTGAAGGAGAAATTCCTGTTCAAGCTCTTGAAAACCATAGTAGGATGATGAACGATTTTGGTTGGGATACAAATGCTCTCTTGACAACATGTACATTTACACCAGGTTCATGTGCTATCGCTGCCTACAAACTTTTGTCTATGGACATTCCAAAGGGAGAAGACGCAAATACAAGTTCGCTTTTGGACCAAGTTCAAGTGCTTGTATCTGAGACATTTATGGGATTTTTCTTAGTTCCTATGGACGGAGCTTGGAACTATAACTTTATGGGTGCCAAACATTCTAGCCATATGCAATACCAACTTCACGTTGAAATTCCAAAACCCTTTTACGATCCAGTTCACAGACCAATACACTTTTTGCAATTTGCACAGTCTAGTGACATGAAAGGTTTTGATGCAGAAtctcatttttaa